In a single window of the Silurus meridionalis isolate SWU-2019-XX chromosome 8, ASM1480568v1, whole genome shotgun sequence genome:
- the si:ch211-195b21.5 gene encoding serine/arginine repetitive matrix protein 2 isoform X5 — protein MHRETNPSYHRAPVPHPRYGPPPGTAPPFPGPFNSPNFPNLVSYPRPVPPPVYQNFSSETHYQTVAPPNQFPAGWTLQEDELQNLEVKKKAEEFLRILEAKDRLDISSESGDKSTRRPSADPEAERRSSEKHSRGRSRSRGKSRGKSRGRSRGKSRGKSRGRSRGRSRGKSRERSRGRSRGKSQERSRGRSRGKSRGKSQARSRGRSRGQSRSRSRGKSCNRAKSQPRHRSRSRGRSFTRSESQPRLPKGSQEEAPASVRGTVSDLFQNLKQVLQSRELSVVKNTIMINQAQDDIRRTSQNLSEPQTESPEAARAAHSVLPHERVGGADRALSWISSWNDPGQKNEAFQNKPVFSSIEDEEEFLYGDEEGRKKPQAVTVPLAQTRPAENPTSSPCLSKPPVLQEHKGQAATSTRPTNLDMSAENCERLKNLLNNIRLNLSPADISNLVTRLKQKQEEQRGAISNTSLRATLETTLKHHKVQESDERQGVRSESSLSHRDKKSEEKEKEQREKQIQKKRKEYLVKELEGLLKHEGSGDLIPVIGFFCQRCEEFFGDLRSAEGHKHTTTPPVYTLNTNTTNTARILVSNLILRSLFHY, from the exons ATGCACCGCGAAACGAACCCAAGTTATCACCGGGCTCCTGTGCCTCATCCACGGTATGGACCTCCACCCGGAACCGCGCCTCCTTTTCCAGGCCCATTTAACAGCCCGAACTTCCCGAACCTTGTGTCTTACCCCAGACCAGTTCCTCCTCCAGTATACCAGAACTTCAGCTCCGAGACTCATTATCAG acagTAGCTCCTCCAAATCAGTTTCCTGCAGGATGGACACTTCAGGAGGACGAACTGCAGAATCTGGAGGTGAA GAAGAAAGCTGAAGAATTTCTGCGCATCCTGGAAGCAAAAGATCGCCTTGATATTTCCAGCGAATCAGGAGACAAGAGCACGAGACGTCCGAGCGCAGACCCTGAAGCTGAAAGACGCAGTTCAGAGAAGCACTCAAGGGGCCGAAGCCGGAGTAGAGGGAAGAGCCGAGGAAAGAGCCGTGGGAGGAGCCGTGGGAAGAGCCGAGGAAAGAGCCGTGGGAGGAGCCGTGGGAGGAGCCGAGGGAAGAGTCGAGAGAGAAGCCGTGGGAGGAGCCGAGGGAAGAGTCAAGAGAGAAGCCGAGGGAGGAGCCGAGGGAAGAGCCGAGGGAAGAGCCAAGCTCGCAGTAGAGGGAGGAGTCGAGGTCAGAGCAGAAGCAGGAGTCGAGGGAAAAGCTGCAACAGAGCAAAGAGCCAGCCTCGCCATCGCAGCCGCAGCAGGGGACGGAGCTTTACCAGGAGTGAAAGCCAACCTCGGCTCCCAAAAGGATCTCAAGAAGAAGCTCCTGCATCAGTCAGAGGGACAGTCTCAGACCTCTTCCAGAACCTGAAACAAGTTCTACAGAGCAGAGAGCTCAGTGTGGTGAAGAACACCATCATGATCAACCAG GCTCAGGATGACATTAGAAGAACTTCACAGAACCTTTCTGAACCTCAGACGGAGTCCCCTGAAGCCGCCCGAGCTGCTCACTCCGTGCTTCCTCACGAGCGAGTGGGCGGAGCCGACAGAGCCTTATCTTGGATCTCATCCTGGAATGATCCGGGGCAAAAAAACGAAGCGTTTCAGAATAAACCCGTCTTCTCCAGCATCGAGGATGAGGAGGAGTTTCTCTACGGAGATGAAGAAGGGAGGAAAAAACCCCAAGCCGTCACTGTCCCTCTCGCCCAAACCAGACCTGCCGAAAATCCCACCTCGTCTCCCTGTCTCTCCAAACCACCCGTCCTTCAGGAGCACAAAGGCCAAGCCGCGACCTCCACGCGACCCACGAATCTGGACATGTCGGCAGAGAACTGCGAGAGGTTAAAGAACCTGCTGAACAACATCAGGCTGAACCTGAGTCCAGCTGACATCAGCAACTTGGTGACCAGACTGAAGCAAAAGCAGGAGGAGCAAAGAGGTGCGATCTCGAACACGTCTCTCAGAGCGACGCTGGAGACAACGCTAAAACACCATAAAG TGCAGGAGTCTGATGAAAGGCAGGGTGTCCGATCCGAAAGCAGCCTTTCCCACAGAGACAAG AAGAgtgaggagaaagagaaggagcagagagagaaacagatccagaagaagaggaaggagtACCTGGTGAAGGAGCTGGAGGGCCTGCTTAAGCATGAAG GTTCGGGTGATTTGATCCCTGTGATTGGATTCTTCTGTCAGCGCTGCGAGGAGTTTTTCGGAGACCTGAGGAGCGCTGAGGGACACAAGCACACAACCACCCCCCCGGTTTACACACtaaacaccaacaccaccaataCCGCTCGGATACTGGTGTCTAATCTAATTCTTAG atctttatttcattattag